The Kribbella jejuensis region CTCCTGGTCCGAGCGGAACACGGCGTATTTCTCGGACGGGGTGCTCATGGCTCCAATCTATGCGACAGCACCCCCAAAGCCACGCTGGGTCAGCCACTGCGCGGCTCGGGTCAGAGCGGCGTCCGCCTCGTCCATCACGCCGAGGTTGAACTGGTACACGTGCGGAGCACCCGCGACCACGTCCAGGCTCACGTCCACTTCCTGCTCCGCCGCTCGGGCTGCGAACCGCAACGAGTCGTCGAGCAGCACCTCGGCGGTGCCGACCTGGATCAGCAGTGGGGGCAGCCCGGTCAGGTCCGCGAGGAGCGGGCTGGCCAGCTCGTCCTTCGGGTCGTGACCGGCCAGGTAGGCGTCGACGTAGGCGACGAAGTGCTCCCGGCTGAACAGCGGATCCAGGTCGCCACGGTTGTCCATGCTCGCACCGGACAGCGTCATGTCGGTCCACGGCGAGAACACGACGGCCGCGGGCGGCAGCCGTAGACCCTCCCGGCGCGCGGCCAGCATGGTGGCCAGCGCCAGCCCTCCACCGGCGGAGTCACCGGCGATCAGGACGTCCCGTCCGTTGTCCTGCAGGGCCTTGTACGCCGCCAACGCGTCGTCGAGCGCGGCGGGGAACGGGTGTTCCGGCGCCAATCGGTATTCGAGGGACACGGCTCGTAATCCGGTCTGGCGCACGATCGGAGCGGCAATATTCGCGCCGATGCGTGCGGACCCGATCATGTATCCGCCGCCGTGCAGATAGAGGATCACCCCGTCACCGTTCGAACCCTCCACGCTGATATCGAGGGCAGGAACACCGCCGACGGTCGTCGGAGTCAGCGTGACGTCATCCCCCAGCGGGCGGTCGGCGAAGCCCGCGGCGAAGCTGGCCCGTTGCTCCTCCGGCGTCCGCCGAGGGTCGCCCTTGGTGATGAAGCTGCGCGCCAGCGCACGTTGTTCCCGGCTCATAGCTGCCTCCTGATAGATTCTGAGGAATATAGTTCTCTTCAACTACATTCCGAGGAATCTAATTCCGTG contains the following coding sequences:
- a CDS encoding alpha/beta hydrolase, with the translated sequence MSREQRALARSFITKGDPRRTPEEQRASFAAGFADRPLGDDVTLTPTTVGGVPALDISVEGSNGDGVILYLHGGGYMIGSARIGANIAAPIVRQTGLRAVSLEYRLAPEHPFPAALDDALAAYKALQDNGRDVLIAGDSAGGGLALATMLAARREGLRLPPAAVVFSPWTDMTLSGASMDNRGDLDPLFSREHFVAYVDAYLAGHDPKDELASPLLADLTGLPPLLIQVGTAEVLLDDSLRFAARAAEQEVDVSLDVVAGAPHVYQFNLGVMDEADAALTRAAQWLTQRGFGGAVA